One Spinacia oleracea cultivar Varoflay chromosome 4, BTI_SOV_V1, whole genome shotgun sequence DNA segment encodes these proteins:
- the LOC110800615 gene encoding uncharacterized protein — MPMYDGTTDPREHILTYKQRMMTIPVPKHMREASLCKGFDSTVIGPALKWLTSLPNGCITSFAHLDNMFNQQFASSRCLEKQTRDLYRVVQRPDKPLKDYIARFIREKVIVPECDVPTAIEAFRQGLYGETDLWRDLIKYPCKTFVDAQAKEMAQVKLEETLYSRKGTNDYTKTDMRLPYPKRSKDRPAPYSPPQHVAVVEEDDDPDWKNSPDLPQRINEYSFCGDTVGLMNHLSKMGKAVQWPPKSSKPDSKKDPSKWCDFHADIGHTTNECVALRREVAYLLKNGYLKDVIEETRSREPDRQTNPSCSREISNPLSFDEFDAGDISDKHHDGLVISIPVGNCMIKRHLVDNGSSTNVMMLDALKEMGLNPDTNVVKKSTILIGFSGEAKTTFGEVTLPVYAQGVNQQLDEVILDPAKPERVVFIGCDVPDNIRSELITNLKANADYFAWSHEDMPGISSDVITHKLSVDPHHKPVKQKRWKFAPERNQIINDEVQQLLDTGKIREVKYPDWLANIVIVRKKNGK; from the exons ATGCCCATGTACGATGGAACGACCGACCCAAGAGAGcatatcttgacctacaagCAGCGGATGATGACAATCCCAGTTCCCAAGCACATGAGGGAGGCTAGTCTTTGCAAAGGATTCGACTCGACAGTGATTGGacccgccttgaagtggttaaCCAGCCTGCCAAACGGATGCATCACTTCCTTTGCTCatctcgacaacatgttcaatCAGCAGTTTGCCAGCAGCAGGTGTTTGGAGAAGCAAACAAGAGACCTGTACCGTGTGGTTCAACGCCCAGACAAGCCCCTGAAGGATTACATAGCTcggttcatcagggagaaggtgaTCGTACCTGAGTGTGACGTCCCAACGGCAATCGAAGCATTCAGACAAGGATTGTATGGCGAGACCGACCTATGGAGGGATCTGATCAAGTATCCCTGCAAGACATTCGTAGACGCCCAAGCCAAGGAAATGGCTCAAGTCAAGTTGGAAGAAACTCTTTACTCCAGGAAGGGAACTAACGACTACACTAAGACGGACATGCGACTACCCTATCCCAAGAGAAGCAAAGATCGTCCTGCCCCTTATTCCCCGCCACAACATGTAGCAGTGGTGGAGGAAGATGACGACCCCGACTGGAAGAACAGCCCAGATCTGCCCCAAagaattaacgaatattctttttgtgGTGACACTGTAGGTTTGATGAACCACCTCTcaaagatggggaaagcagtgcaatgGCCGCCGAAATCTAGTAAACCCGACTCAAAGAAGGACCCCTCAAAATGGTGTGACTTCCATGCCGACATTGGCCACACTACAAACGAATGCGTGGCGCTAAGAAGAGAAGTGGCTTACTTGCTCAAGAACGGATACCTCAAAGACGTCAT CGAGGAGACACGCTCGAGAGAACCAGACAGACAGACCAACCCGAGCTGTAGCCGCGAAATATCTAACCCCTTATcttttgatgaatttgatgcaggggacatctcaGATAAACATCACGACGGCTTGGTGATATCCATCCCTGTTGGaaactgcatgatcaaacgaCACCTGGTCGATAACGGTAGCTCCACCAATGTTATGATGCTTGACGCCCTTAAGGAGATGGGGCTCAACCCAGACACAAATGTTGTCAAGAAGTCCACGATTTTGATAGGATTCAGCGGCGAGGCAAAGACTACCTTTGGAGAAGTCACTCTACCTGTTTACGCCCAAGGGgtcaaccaacag CTTGACGAAGTCATCCTGGATCCTGCAAAGCCAGAACGAGTCGTCTTCATTGGATGTGACGTACCTGACAACATCAGGTCGGAACTTATAACAAATCTCAAAGCCAACGCAGATTATTTCGCATGGtcccatgaagatatgccaggTATCAGTtcagacgtcatcactcacaaactcagtgtTGATCCACATCACAAGCCCGTCAAACAGAAACGATGGAAGTTcgctccagaacgcaaccaaatCATCAACGACGAGGTTCAGCAATTATTAGACACCGGAAAGATTAGAGAAGTCAAATATCCAGACTGGCTGGCCAACATCGTCATAGTCAGAAAGAAGAACGGGAAATGA